The Elaeis guineensis isolate ETL-2024a chromosome 14, EG11, whole genome shotgun sequence genome has a segment encoding these proteins:
- the LOC105057062 gene encoding elongation factor 1-alpha, producing MGKEKVHINIVVIGHVDSGKSTTTGHLIYKLGGIDKRVIERFEKEAAEMNKRSFKYAWVLDKLKAERERGITIDIALWKFETTKYYCTVIDAPGHRDFIKNMITGTSQADCAVLIIDSTTGGFEAGISKDGQTREHALLAFTLGVKQMICCCNKMDATTPKYSKARYDEIVKEVSSYLKKVGYNPEKIPFVPISGFEGDNMIERSTNLDWYKGPTLLEALDMILEPKRPSDKPLRLPLQDVYKIGGIGTVPVGRVETGILKPGMVVTFGPSGLTTEVKSVEMHHEALQEALPGDNVGFNVKNVAVKDLKRGYVASNSKDDPAKEAGSFTSQVIIMNHPGQIGNGYAPVLDCHTSHIAVKFAEILTKIDRRSGKELEKEPKFLKNGDAGFVKMIPTKPMVVETFSAYPPLGRFAVRDMRQTVAVGVIKSVEKKDPTGAKITKAAAKKK from the exons ATGGGGAAAGAAAAGGTTCACATTAACATTGTGGTCATTGGTCATGTCGACTCTGGTAAGTCGACCACCACTGGCCATCTCATTTACAAGCTTGGTGGTATTGACAAGCGGGTGATTGAGAGGTTTGAAAAGGAAGCTGCTGAAATGAACAAGAGGTCATTCAAGTATGCCTGGGTCCTAGACAAACTTAAGGCTGAGCGTGAGAGAGGAATTACCATTGACATTGCTCTCTGGAAATTTGAGACCACTAAGTACTACTGCACTGTTATTGACGCTCCTGGACACCGTGACTTCATCAAGAACATGATTACTGGTACTTCTCAGGCTGATTGTGCTGTTCTTATCATTGACTCGACCACTGGTGGTTTTGAAGCTGGTATTTCAAAGGATGGTCAGACCCGTGAGCATGCCTTGCTTGCTTTCACTCTTGGGGTGAAACAGATGATTTGCTGCTGTAACAAG ATGGATGCAACAACCCCCAAATACTCAAAGGCCAGGTATGATGAAATTGTGAAGGAAGTTTCTTCTTACCTCAAGAAGGTGGGCTACAACCCAGAGAAAATCCCTTTTGTTCCCATCTCTGGATTCGAGGGTGATAATATGATTGAGCGGTCCACCAACCTGGATTGGTACAAGGGTCCCACCCTTCTTGAGGCCCTTGACATGATCCTGGAGCCGAAGAGGCCCTCGGACAAGCCCCTTCGCCTTCCACTTCAGGATGTCTACAAGATCGGAGGTATTGGCACTGTTCCAGTTGGACGAGTTGAAACTGGTATCCTCAAGCCTGGTATGGTTGTTACCTTTGGTCCCTCAGGTTTGACAACTGAAGTCAAGTCAGTTGAGATGCACCATGAAGCCCTCCAGGAAGCTCTCCCTGGTGACAACGTGGGCTTCAATGTGAAGAACGTTGCTGTCAAGGATCTCAAGAGAGGTTATGTTGCATCGAACTCAAAGGACGATCCTGCCAAGGAGGCTGGCAGCTTCACTTCTCAGGTCATCATTATGAACCATCCTGGTCAGATTGGCAATGGCTATGCCCCCGTCCTTGATTGCCACACCTCACACATTGCTGTTAAGTTTGCTGAGATCCTCACCAAGATTGACAGGCGATCTGGGAAGGAGCTTGAGAAGGAGCCCAAATTCCTTAAGAATGGTGATGCTGGTTTTGTGAAGATGATTCCAACCAAGCCCATGGTTGTGGAGACTTTTTCTGCGTATCCACCACTTGGTCGGTTTGCTGTGAGGGACATGCGCCAGACTGTGGCTGTGGGAGTCATCAAGAGTGTCGAGAAGAAGGATCCAACTGGTGCTAAGATTACCAAGGCTGCTGCAAAGAAGAAGTGA
- the LOC105057060 gene encoding protein IQ-DOMAIN 2, whose product MGRKTKWFDTIKKVFSPESKEKKSEKSKKKSGYGTSKNSDPRASEPLENADPVPVSPPPPSSLPLNEEIKVAEAENEQNNHARSAAPATVVATEAAEVVRLTTTTRFLGKSREEVAAIKIQTAFRGYMARRALRALRGLVRLKSLIHENSVKRQATTTLRCMQTLARVQSQIRSRRIRMQEENQALQRQLLLKHERELESLRMDEEWDDSMQSKEQIEASLLSKQEATIRRERSLAYAFSHQWKNASRSGNPMFMDPNNPHWGWSWLERWMASRPWESRSTTDRELNSDRASVKSTSYSVGGGEIMKAYAQRDSNLDRPSPTMEKLSQPARRPVPSTPNSRASLVAGKIKSASPKTGWGLSEDDSRSVTSIQSERPRRHSLGGLSIRDDESLASSPAIPSYMVPTESARAKSRFQSPLNDKTETSDKRSVGSVKKRLSFPVGDKNSVTSPAGVRRHSGPPKVGVASIKDIEIHSDNNTGNGEKS is encoded by the exons ATGGGGAGGAAGACGAAGTGGTTTGATACTATCAAGAAGGTTTTCAGCCCCGAATCAAAGGAAAAGAAGAGCGAG AAATCGAAGAAGAAATCGGGATATGGGACTTCCAAGAATTCAGATCCACGTGCTTCCGAGCCATTAGAGAATGCTGATCCAGTCCCagtttctcctcctcctccttcatcTCTGCCGCTGAATGAGGAGATTAAAGTGGCTGAGGCCGAGAACGAGCAGAATAATCATGCTCGCTCTGCGGCGCCGGCCACTGTCGTCGCTACGGAGGCTGCTGAGGTTGTTCGCCTGACGACAACGACGAGGTTCCTAGGAAAATCCAGGGAGGAGGTTGCGGCAATCAAGATCCAGACTGCCTTCCGAGGGTACATG GCAAGAAGAGCACTGCGAGCCCTGAGAGGACTGGTTAGGTTGAAGTCCCTGATTCATGAAAATTCTGTCAAGCGTCAAGCCACAACTACATTACGTTGCATGCAGACATTGGCAAGAGTTCAGTCACAAATCCGTTCTAGGAGAATCAGGATGCAAGAGGAAAATCAGGCCCTTCAGCGGCAGCTGCTGCTTAAACATGAGAGAGAGCTTGAGAGTTTGAGG ATGGATGAGGAATGGGATGACAGTATGCAATCCAAAGAGCAAATTGAAGCAAGTCTTCTGAGCAAGCAAGAGGCTACAATACGAAGAGAGAGATCATTGGCTTATGCATTTTCTCATCAG TGGAAAAATGCTTCGAGGTCAGGGAACCCAATGTTTATGGACCCCAACAACCCACACTGGGGTTGGAGCTGGTTGGAGCGCTGGATGGCATCAAGGCCATGGGAGAGTCGGAGCACGACAGATAGAGAGCTTAACAGTGATCGTGCCTCTGTAAAGAGCACCAGTTACAGTGTTGGTGGAGGGGAGATAATGAAAGCTTATGCTCAGCGTGACAGTAATCTAGATAGGCCATCCCCCACCATGGAGAAATTAAGCCAGCCTGCCAGGCGCCCGGTTCCATCAACACCTAACTCCAGGGCATCACTGGTTGCGggaaagataaaatcagcaagcCCAAAAACTGGCTGGGGCCTGTCAGAGGATGACTCGAGGAGTGTAACCAGCATACAGTCAGAGCGCCCCAGGAGGCACAGCTTAGGCGGGTTGTCCATCAGGGATGATGAGAGCCTAGCAAGCTCTCCGGCCATTCCTAGCTACATGGTACCAACAGAATCAGCAAGGGCCAAGTCCCGCTTTCAGAGTCCATTAAATGATAAAACTGAGACTTCAGATAAAAGGTCTGTAGGCTCTGTGAAGAAGAGGTTGTCTTTTCCAGTGGGAGACAAGAATAGTGTGACATCTCCAGCAGGGGTGAGGCGGCATTCAGGCCCTCCCAAGGTGGGCGTTGCATCCATTAAGGACATAGAAATCCATTCAGACAACAATACTGGCAATGGTGAAAAGAGTTAA
- the LOC105057061 gene encoding exonuclease V, chloroplastic isoform X1 — protein sequence MNDPSSFYDNTDTASEGQVNTIPIPVEIVSEEEMAFIEAALASTRPLLSSTPSFSSSSLSSSPARLALVSALPSVLSPLRKPTGSLHSAACSRPLPVPPDIEDSAGPAPPKSLLHQFRSRRGLTVTDITATEWCEKQMEFVLLHGKPKRTEAMKAGSDRHTQLEKEVVEKVEVPIKSVEDSWALKFMNFIVGANQLMFEGLTRELPVIGVVEGVWMIGVIDEIRTPINEATLHPILVDTKTRYKATRPSEAQKRNARLQLMCYKYLWDNLVADTFPTDHFFNHFNLNPLYILSGDVKEYIVSLGFSAKTLEDVFTYFRDTCCLLSPSQGQLLLRRQILPLASLPSSRYELQSDHSLLEEYHFSYDAVWFKIQIQECLKFWLGERDANYVSQAERWKCQFCAFTAKCPLIATSNKRAE from the exons ATGAACGACCCCTCCTCCTTTTATGACAACACCGACACCGCCAGCGAAGGACAAGTTAATACCATCCCAATCCCGGTGGAGATCGTGAGCGAAGAGGAGATGGCCTTCATCGAAGCTGCCCTCGCCTCCACCCGCCCCCTTCTCTCCTCTACTCCCtcgttctcctcctcctctttgtCTTCCTCTCCCGCTCGTCTTGCCCTCGTCTCCGCGCTGCCTTCCGTCCTCTCCCCTCTCCGGAAACCCACCGGCTCCCTCCACTCCGCCGCCTGCTCCCGCCCCCTGCCGGTGCCCCCCGACATTGAGGATTCCGCGGGACCGGCCCCTCCCAAGTCGCTCCTCCACCAGTTCCGCTCCAGGAGGGGCCTCACCGTCACCGATATCACCGCTACG GAATGGTGTGAAAAGCAAATGGAATTTGTCCTACTACACGGGAAGCCGAAAAGAACTGAAGCTATGAAAGCAGGCTCTGACCGCCATACCCAACTTGAAAAAGAG GTAGTAGAAAAGGTTGAAGTTCCAATCAAGTCTGTTGAAGACTCATGGGCATTAAAGTTCATGAATTTTATTGTTGGAGCAAACCAGTTAATGTTTGAAGGTTTAACACGTGAGCTTCCAGT TATAGGAGTTGTTGAAGGTGTATGGATGATTGGAGTGATTGATGAAATCCGAACACCCATAAATGAAGCTACTCTGCACCCCATTTTGGTAGACACGAAAACACGCTATAAAGCTACACGTCCTTCAGAAGCACAAAAGAGAAATGCAAG GCTTCAGTTGATGTGCTACAAGTATCTATGGGACAATTTGGTTGCTGACACATTTCCCACTGATCACTTCTTCAACCATTTTAACTTAAATCCCCTATACATATTATCTGGGGATGTTAAAGAGTACATTGTTTCATTAGGCTTTAGTGCAAAG ACACTTGAAGATGTGTTTACATATTTTCGAGACACCTGTTGTTTACTCTCTCCATCTCAGGGGCAGCTCCTCTTGAG GCGACAAATTTTGCCTCTTGCTTCCCTCCCTTCATCCAGATATGAATTGCAGTCAGATCATTCATTGCTTGAGGAATATCATTTTTCCTATGATGCTGTGTGGTTTAAGATTCAGATCCAAGAGTGCCTCAAGTTCTGGTTGGGAGAGCGAGATGCTAATTATGTCTCGCAGGCTGAGAGATGGAAATGTCAGTTCTGTGCATTCACTGCCAAGTGTCCTCTGATAGCTACCTCTAATAAAAGAGCAGAATAA
- the LOC105057063 gene encoding elongation factor 1-alpha, with the protein MGKEKVHINIVVIGHVDSGKSTTTGHLIYKLGGIDKRVIERFEKEAAEMNKRSFKYAWVLDKLKAERERGITIDIALWKFETTKYYCTVIDAPGHRDFIKNMITGTSQADCAVLIIDSTTGGFEAGISKDGQTREHALLAFTLGVKQMICCCNKMDATTPKYSKARYDEIVKEVSSYLKKVGYNPDKIPFVPISGFEGDNMIDRSTNLDWYKGPTLLEALDLIQEPKRPSDKPLRLPLQDVYKIGGIGTVPVGRVETGVLRPGMVVTFGPSGLTTEVKSVEMHHEALQEALPGDNVGFNVKNVAVKDLKRGYVASNSKDDPAKEAASFTSQVIIMNHPGQIGNGYAPVLDCHTSHIAVKFAEILTKIDRRSGKELEKEPKFLKNGDAGFVKMIPTKPMVVETFSEYPPLGRFAVRDMRQTVAVGVIKSVEKKDPTGAKITKAAAKKK; encoded by the exons ATGGGAAAGGAAAAGGTACACATTAACATTGTGGTCATTGGCCATGTCGATTCTGGCAAGTCAACCACCACTGGGCACCTTATCTACAAGCTTGGTGGTATTGACAAGCGTGTGATTGAGAGATTCGAAAAGGAAGCAGCTGAAATGAACAAGAGGTCATTCAAGTATGCTTGGGTTCTTGACAAGCTGAAGGCCGAGCGAGAACGTGGTATCACAATTGATATTGCTCTGTGGAAGTTTGAGACCACAAAGTACTACTGCACTGTCATTGATGCCCCTGGGCATCGTGACTTCATCAAGAACATGATCACTGGCACCTCCCAGGCCGACTGTGCTGTCCTTATCATAGACTCCACAACTGGTGGTTTTGAAGCAGGTATCTCAAAGGATGGACAGACCCGTGAACATGCATTGCTTGCCTTTACTCTTGGTGTCAAGCAGATGATCTGCTGCTGCAACAAG ATGGATGCCACTACTCCGAAGTATTCAAAGGCTAGGTATGATGAAATTGTCAAGGAAGTTTCTTCCTATCTGAAGAAGGTCGGTTACAATCCTGATAAGATTCCCTTCGTTCCCATCTCTGGGTTTGAAGGTGATAACATGATTGACAGGTCCACCAACCTTGATTGGTACAAGGGCCCAACCCTTCTTGAGGCTCTTGACTTGATACAGGAGCCCAAGAGGCCCTCAGACAAGCCCCTCCGTCTTCCACTTCAGGATGTGTACAAGATTGGTGGTATCGGCACTGTCCCAGTCGGACGTGTTGAAACTGGTGTCCTCAGGCCTGGTATGGTGGTTACCTTTGGTCCCAGTGGTCTGACAACTGAAGTCAAGTCTGTGGAGATGCACCATGAGGCCCTGCAGGAGGCCCTCCCTGGCGATAACGTGGGTTTCAATGTTAAGAATGTTGCTGTGAAGGATCTCAAGCGTGGTTATGTGGCCTCTAATTCGAAGGATGATCCTGCAAAGGAGGCCGCCAGCTTCACTTCTCAGGTTATTATTATGAATCATCCTGGTCAGATTGGCAACGGCTATGCTCCTGTGCTTGACTGTCACACCTCCCATATTGCTGTTAAGTTTGCCGAGATCCTTACTAAGATTGACAGGCGGTCTGGTAAGGAACTTGAGAAGGAgcccaaatttttgaagaatggTGATGCAGGTTTTGTTAAGATGATTCCCACCAAGCCCATGGTTGTTGAGACCTTCTCTGAGTACCCACCTCTTGGTCGATTTGCTGTGAGGGACATGCGCCAGACAGTGGCAGTGGGTGTCATCAAGAGCGTGGAGAAGAAGGATCCAACTGGTGCCAAGATCACCAAGGCAGCTGCTAAGAAGAAGTGA
- the LOC105057061 gene encoding exonuclease V, chloroplastic isoform X2, translated as MNDPSSFYDNTDTASEGQVNTIPIPVEIVSEEEMAFIEAALASTRPLLSSTPSFSSSSLSSSPARLALVSALPSVLSPLRKPTGSLHSAACSRPLPVPPDIEDSAGPAPPKSLLHQFRSRRGLTVTDITATEWCEKQMEFVLLHGKPKRTEAMKAGSDRHTQLEKEVVEKVEVPIKSVEDSWALKFMNFIVGANQLMFEGLTRELPVIGVVEGVWMIGVIDEIRTPINEATLHPILVDTKTRYKATRPSEAQKRNARLQLMCYKYLWDNLVADTFPTDHFFNHFNLNPLYILSGDVKEYIVSLGFSAKTLEDVFTYFRDTCCLLSPSQGQLLLRYELQSDHSLLEEYHFSYDAVWFKIQIQECLKFWLGERDANYVSQAERWKCQFCAFTAKCPLIATSNKRAE; from the exons ATGAACGACCCCTCCTCCTTTTATGACAACACCGACACCGCCAGCGAAGGACAAGTTAATACCATCCCAATCCCGGTGGAGATCGTGAGCGAAGAGGAGATGGCCTTCATCGAAGCTGCCCTCGCCTCCACCCGCCCCCTTCTCTCCTCTACTCCCtcgttctcctcctcctctttgtCTTCCTCTCCCGCTCGTCTTGCCCTCGTCTCCGCGCTGCCTTCCGTCCTCTCCCCTCTCCGGAAACCCACCGGCTCCCTCCACTCCGCCGCCTGCTCCCGCCCCCTGCCGGTGCCCCCCGACATTGAGGATTCCGCGGGACCGGCCCCTCCCAAGTCGCTCCTCCACCAGTTCCGCTCCAGGAGGGGCCTCACCGTCACCGATATCACCGCTACG GAATGGTGTGAAAAGCAAATGGAATTTGTCCTACTACACGGGAAGCCGAAAAGAACTGAAGCTATGAAAGCAGGCTCTGACCGCCATACCCAACTTGAAAAAGAG GTAGTAGAAAAGGTTGAAGTTCCAATCAAGTCTGTTGAAGACTCATGGGCATTAAAGTTCATGAATTTTATTGTTGGAGCAAACCAGTTAATGTTTGAAGGTTTAACACGTGAGCTTCCAGT TATAGGAGTTGTTGAAGGTGTATGGATGATTGGAGTGATTGATGAAATCCGAACACCCATAAATGAAGCTACTCTGCACCCCATTTTGGTAGACACGAAAACACGCTATAAAGCTACACGTCCTTCAGAAGCACAAAAGAGAAATGCAAG GCTTCAGTTGATGTGCTACAAGTATCTATGGGACAATTTGGTTGCTGACACATTTCCCACTGATCACTTCTTCAACCATTTTAACTTAAATCCCCTATACATATTATCTGGGGATGTTAAAGAGTACATTGTTTCATTAGGCTTTAGTGCAAAG ACACTTGAAGATGTGTTTACATATTTTCGAGACACCTGTTGTTTACTCTCTCCATCTCAGGGGCAGCTCCTCTTGAG ATATGAATTGCAGTCAGATCATTCATTGCTTGAGGAATATCATTTTTCCTATGATGCTGTGTGGTTTAAGATTCAGATCCAAGAGTGCCTCAAGTTCTGGTTGGGAGAGCGAGATGCTAATTATGTCTCGCAGGCTGAGAGATGGAAATGTCAGTTCTGTGCATTCACTGCCAAGTGTCCTCTGATAGCTACCTCTAATAAAAGAGCAGAATAA